The following DNA comes from Heterodontus francisci isolate sHetFra1 chromosome 44, sHetFra1.hap1, whole genome shotgun sequence.
tgagtcggtACCGGCTGTTGCGAAGAACAATCCACTCtgagtcccactcctccactcttttcccccccgtagccctgcagattgactgttttattgatgttggttgagggataaatattggccccaggacactggggagaaatccccccccccccagctcttcttccaatagtggccgtgggatcttttacatctacctgagagggcagacgggggccttggTTTGATGTCTCACTATCAAATGTTGACCGACATTGGACCCTTTTTTTGAACGTTCCACCACCTTATCGATATTCCTGTGCCGCAGCAGggtgggggagttctcccctgtccCTGGGCGAATAtgtatccctcgaccaacatcacctGAAACAGATAAACTGGCCATTTAttacatttgctgtttgtggaggcttgctgtgcacaaggcggcacagtggcgagcactacagcctcacagctccagggatccgggttcgattctgggtactgcctgtgtggagtttgcaagttctccctgtgtctgcgtgggttttctccgggtgctccggtttcctcccacaagccaaaagacttgcaggttggtaggtaaattggccattataaattgtcactagtataggtaggtggtagggaaatatagggacaggtggggatgtttggtaggaatatgggattagtgtaggattagtataaatgggtggctgatggtcggcacagactcggtgggccgaagggcctgtttcagtgctgtatctctaatctaatctaatctaagttgaCTATTATGTTTCCTAATTACAGCAGGAACATTTCAGATatgtttcattgactgtaaagtattttaggacatcctgagatgGTGCAGattaaccctttgtgtgaagaagtgctctcTCACATCACCCAGAAAAGGCCTGACTCTTATTTTAACTTTACTCCCTTTGTTCTGCACTCCACCCCACCCACCAGAAGCaatcgtttctctctatctgccctatcgAATCCCTTCAGCATTTTAAAcatctcgattagatcaccccctcaAACCTTCCCTTCCATTCCCTCCCACAGTGACCGGGGTCTCTGTGCACCCCCACAGTGGGAAGAAGTGAGGTGAACCACTTTGGCGggcggaatagaaaagcagaatatttatttacatggagagagactgcggaATGCTGCAGCACAGAGAGATCCGGGTGTCCTCATATATATATCACACAAGGTTAGTGCGCAGGTACagcaggcaaatggaatgctggcctttattgcaacatctccaacaagagagaatcgaaccatctccccttgacattcaatggcattgccatcgctgaatgccccactatcaacatcctaggggttactattgaccagaaactgaactggagtagccgtataaataccgtggctacaaaaacaggtcagaggctagaaatcctgtggtgagtaactcacctcctgactccccaaagcctgtccaccatctacaaggcacgagtcaggagtgtgatggaatactctccacttgcctggatgggtgcagctccaacaacactcaagaagctcgacaccatccaggacaaagcagctcacttgattgacacctcatccataaacatttactccctccaccatcgacgcacagtggcagcagtgtgtaccatctacaagatgcactgcagcaacgcaccaaggctccttagacagcaccttacaaacacgcgacctctaccaactagaaggacgagggcagcagacgcatggggacaccacctcctgcaagccacacaccatcttgacttggaactatatcggccgttccttcactgtcactgggtcaaaatcctgggactcccttcctaacagcactgtgggtctacctaccccacgtggactgcagcgcttcaagaaggcagctcaccaccaccttctcgagggcaattagggatgggaaataaatgctgtccgagccaatgacgcccacattccaGGAACGAAGAAGAAAAaaatattgcaagggggatggagtataaaacctacaactgtacacggtgttggtgagaccgcacctagagtactgcgtacagttttagtctcctaacCTAGGGAGGGATATATCTgcagtggaagcagttcagagaaggttcactcggctgattcctgggatgaagggattgtcttatgaggaaaggttgagcaggttgggtctatacttattggagtttagaagaatgagaggtgatcttattgaaacatgtaagattctgaggggctttgacagggtagatgctgagagggtctttcccctcatgagggaatctagaactgggggcacagtttcagaatgaaggggtctcccatttaagatggagatgaggaggaatttcttctctctgagggttgttaatctttggaattctcttccccagagagcagtggaggctgggtcattgaatatattcaaggctgagttagacagatttttggtggacAAATGAGTTtatggagggcagacaggaaagtggaattgaggcctcaatcagatcagccatgatcttattaaatggcagagcaggatcgaggggccgaatggcctattcctgctcctatttcttatgtccttatgtgtcAATCCCTCTAGTCTTTGCTGCCTAACCATATTGACTCTATCGTAGCCGCTCTGTTTTTCTGTAGTCCGGTCCTGCCTCCAGCAAGCATTCCCGTCTTCTCCGATTATCACCACCACTCCTCCTTCTCCTTTCTTACCCATTCTGTCCGTCCTAAAACATAAAGTATCATAACTTTTTTGACACCGGTTTTGCTGAAGCAGGgaaagctaagaggagatttaatagaggtattcaaaattatgaagggttttgatagagtaactaaggagaaactgtttccagtggcaggaaagCGGGtagccagagggacacagatttaagataatcggcaaaagaaccagagggggagatcggaatttttttaatgcagcaagttgttgtgatctggaatgtgttgcctgaaagggcggtggaagcagattcaatagtaactttcaaaaggggagttgggtaaatacttgaaagggaacaaatgtacagggctatggggaaggagtaggggggagtgggactaattggagagctctttcaaagagccagcacaggcaggatgagtcgaatggcctccttttatgctgtatcattctacgatCTCACTTTATGCCCTGTTAGTTGCAATTGTTCCTGTATGCTTCAGCTCAAAAGTGTTGTTCCCACCAAGTTACTGGAAGTGTGAGACGATAATGGGGCATCTGTTACCACGGTGAATGACAAGCCAACAGTCTACCTCCTTTAACCAATGAGATTGAAGAATTGAAAAATAGAGCAAGGCTGGAGAAGGAAATTGAGTGAATCAGGTgcggaaagagagagggaaagaaagactggattgAGAGAGAAAAGAGACGGGAAGGAAaagttaattaaaaaaaaagacattttaaaaacctCCAACAACAattcaaaacctgaaggaatgactcTCTGCACTTTTAATTGTTCATTTTCTGGGTCGGAGAGGTGACTGGCAGATTGACAATAAACGTGTCGTTAAAAGGGTTACTTATGCTGTTcagtaccagccctaactttttttTGGCAGTGAATTAATGCGCAAATGCAACAACTTCTGAACTGGCAAGGATGTTGAGGGCGGGTTGCCGTTTCTGTGAGGCTGACGGTGGGGCAACGCAAATCGCCCAGCAACTCCCAGCGGTTTGCAATTTGGAGGGATTTCTCGCCCTCGCCAGGAGTTGCCGGACAATTTGCACGTCAGTGAGTTCTGGGCCCTAATCTTTTATTTGCCACTCCTGCCCAGTTTGTAGCCAGGTTTCTGAGCTGGGCACCGAAGAAGGCAGGCACAGGGAAGAGGAGCTGAGAATTGACGGTTGGGTTGCTATTTCTCGAGTGATGAATTTTTAATAGCGCATGAAGTCAGGCTCTGAAAGGGAGAGGGGAGAAAAATGTGCCTGCAGTGAGATCTGATGGACTGGAATTCCAGTACTGCATCCGAGGGGAGACGGAGAATGTGTGCCTACAGCTTTCCTCTGTACCTCCTTTGGCACCCTCCGAAGGGCTGATCGAGGCACCCGTCACTGCCTCCTTACAAGCAGCAACCCCAACTCTCCCAGCCGAGACACTCGCCCACCTTCCTGCCCAGCTTGCCCGCTGGGGGCCAATCTCGCCAGCCTCCTTCCTGCCTCCCTCATTCCTCATGGACTCTGGCAGCCAGTGGATCAGGCATCACTGTCCCTCCAAGCATCTTCCTCCAGAATGTCCGCTCGCCTGTGAGCCCAGCCCTTGCCATCCAGCACCCTATGGCGGACAATTGTATCGACATCGTAGCCTTAATGGAAAGCTAGCTCTCTGGTGATGACAtgttcaccattactgaaactCCCCTGCCTGGCTACAGCTTCCACTATTTGCCTCGCCCAACCCACCAGAGTGGCGATGTAACCCATATCACCAAATCATCCCAAACTAATCTctgctttctccctatatccctgtatcagtcccaaactaatcccactgccccgctctctccccatagccctcgatTAGTCCAAAACTTAAAATATTGATCCAATTTTTCCTGAAAAGGTGCAatgatctctccctccccctccctccccccccattccctgTGGCGATGTATACACTAAGTATTTCATCTGATGTTTGTTCCACCTCTGACATGAAAACAAAATCCTAATTGGCTCTTATTTTCCATCAGCCTTCACTGTCACCTGGTAAAGCTTTTACAAACTGGTTTCCAAATCCGTCTAGTAGTTTGCACATCAGCCAGTCCCACCCACCAACCAGCCATTGCTGCCCAACCATGTAATAGCTGACTaactgagcaatgccacaggaggttCAGTAGCCAGTAGGAAAACCTCTTGAATCTGGTGTTGGCACTTGCACCTTTTATTGGCTTAAATATATTAATAAACCTGTTGCACCTTTTAGAAAAAGGATCGACAAAAGAAAGAGCTGTCTTGGGTTTACAAGCAGCCACCAGTTAAGCTGGATTCAAATTTCCCTCACTAATATCAATTAGACTCTAACTGACCACAAAGTTCCTCTACTTTCCTCTGTGACAGTAATTAACCTCTAATTGACTCAAGGATGTTCTTGAATTTCCTTCGTAGCAGCAATTGACCTCTAATTGTCCTCAAAGGTGTCTGTTGCAACCTCAGCGACAGCAATTGACCTCTAATTGTCCTCAAAGGTGTCTGTTGCAACCTCAGCGACAGCAATTGACCTCTAATTGTCCTCAAAGGTGTCCGTTGCAACCTCAGCGACAGCAATTGACCTCTAATTGTCCTCAAAGGTGTCCGTTGCAACCTCAGCGACAGCAATTGACCTCTAATTGTCCTCAACATTTTTCTTGGCTTTCATCAGAAACAGCAGGTTAGCTTTTTTAACTGATGATAGAATGTTACAAGGTACAAATGGCAATGTTGTAACTAAACTATTTTCTGTTTTGTgtctttcctcccccaccccccccccccaaacttctGGCACGTCCCCAAAGCAGCAGCGGCCCTTGAAGCAGTCCCTGAGTGGCTCGCTGTGCCGGGAGTCTCACTGGAAATGCCTTGTCCTGACCCTCCTGATGTACGGCTGTTTTGGCGTGGTGACCTGGTGCCACCTGTCCAAGGTGACCAGACTGGCCTTCAACAAGCCCTACGGCAGCGAGTCGATGATCTACCATGAGAGCCCCTGCTCCAGCGGCTACGTTTACATCCCCCTGGCCTTCCTCATGATGCTGTACGTGGTCTATCTGGTGGAGTGCTGGCACTGCTACACCCAGAACAAGATGCAGCACAAAGTGGATGTCAACAGCGTGTACGAGCGGATCCAGAGGCTCCAGCAGGCCACTCCGTGCATCTGGTGGAAGGCCATCAGCTACCACTACATCCGGAGGACCCGGCAGGTCACGCGCTACCGCAACGGGGATGCCTACACCACCACGCAGGTCTACCATGAGCGGGTCAACACCCACCTGGCCGAGTCGGAGTTCGACTACACCCGGCACGGGGTCAAGGACATCTCCAAGGAGCTGCTGGGCCTCAGCAACTACCCAGCCACCAAGCTCCGCTTCACCAAGTGCTTCAGCTTTGCCAACGCGGAGTCCGAGACGTCCTACCTGACCCAGCGGGCCAGGTTCTTCAGCGAGAATGAGGGCCTGGACGACTACATGGAGGCCCGGGAGGGGATGCACCTGAAAAATATCGACTTCAAAGAGCACATGGTGGCCTTCTCGGACCCCAAGAACCCACCATGGTATGTCTCCCGCTACATCTTCTGGACCGTCTCCTTGCTGGTGCTCTCGTGGCCCCTGCGGGTCTTGGCCGAGTATCGCACGGCCTACGTCCATTACCATGTGGAGAAGCTCTTCGGCCTGGACGAGGGGCTGCTGACCCCCGAGGAGGCCGGCGGTTACGGCCGTCGCATCTCCCGGGTCAACACCATCGACATGACCGAGCTGGAGTGGCACATCCGCTCCAACCAGCAGCTGGTGCCCAGCTACTCGGAGGCCATGCTGATGGAGGCCTCCTTGTCCGGCGCCCCCTCCACTGCCGCCTACCTACAGCGGTGCCAGCTCTGCCGGCGGACGGTCAGCAGCTCCTCGCTGCCCTCCCGCGAGCCCGCCGCCCGTCTCCCCTTCAGCCGCAGCCGCTTCTCGCTGGGCCGGCTCCAGGGCTCGGGCCGGGCCTACCTCTTCCGCAGCCTGAGCGGGCGGGTCAGCGACAGCGGGGGTCGAGTCTCGGTTGAGGAGCCCCCCTCCTACCAGGATGCCATCTACTTCCCGCGCCTCATTGTGCACGCGGGCGATGGTTGCCAAGGGCATTCGCCCCGGCAACCGGACGGGGCGGGGCCGGATACCCTGCTGTGAACTTTCACCTCACCGGGTGACCATTGAGccgccccctcccccaaccaccaccacgtCGGCCCACCCAcacctttcttccccccccccaaccaccggtTTGGCACTCATTTGAGTCTCAACAGGACACAATCAAGGAGAAAACTCACCAATAAAAAGGGAGTGACGggtctcccagggccactcccatcCACATCATTCACTCACTCCAACACGGTGATACACAACCATTCGATCGAGGATCACGGCCAGACAGAGGACTCAGCgcgaggcaggggagtgggtggAAATGCTCCTGAATGTCAGTCACACAATTCCAGCCTCACTTGCCACCAACCGCGCAGGAAGGTTATActgggccttggagggggtgcagtgcagagtcaccagaatgataccggggctgaaagggttaaattccgaggacaggttgcacagactgggcttgtattccctcgagtgtagcagattaagggggtgattctaatcgaggggtttaagatgattaaaggattcgatagggtcgatagagagaaactatttcctctggtggtggtgggggggggggggggggagtccagaacaagggggcagaaccttaaacgtAGAGCccgggccgttcaggggtgatgtcaggaagcgcttcttcacacaaaggggagtgggaatctggaactctgtcccacaaAAGGCTGTCGAGACTGGGGGAATCAATCGAAAATGTCAaacatgagattgatagatttttgttgattaAAGGGTTTAAAGCATTACAGAACCAAAGTGGGTAGATGGGGCAGAGTAGACCGTTAGATACAAGTAAAGCTCCCATTTTTCTTCCCCCTCTTGGGTGAccttttattccccaggcccccttttgtgtgtttttttgaaacaaataactttattaaaaacagataagtaaaacaaaactcaaattaaaacagcactgtctgcgtcgacgatgcactccagtccctgcggtgcccgccggtcgcggaaggcctcaagcgtaccggcggacaccgcatgctccttctccagggacacccgggcgcgaacgtaaccgcggaagaggggcaggcaatcggggaggacggaacccccgatggcccgcaacctggacctgtgaattgccaccttggccaggcccaggagcagaccgacgaggagatcctcctcccggcccaagcccctccgcaccgggtgcccaaagatcaggagcgtgggactgaagtgcagccagaatttgaggagcagccccttcagatactcaaagaggggctgcaacctcgcacactccgtataaatgtggaacacggactcgtccaggccgcagaaagtacagctggcctgggagtccatgaacctacttaaaagcctattgcacgggactgctctgtgcagcaccctccaccccaggtccccgacgtaaagggggaagactcccgcgtagagagacctccatcggggtttcccctcgccgccagatggcaacgcggaccgccaggacgTGTCTggctggctgacgagggcgaggaagtggagagtgtgcaggagcagcccgtacaggaaacccctccgcaccaattggaatggcacggagggcatttccgagaggcggctcgggttgtgcgggaccggctcccgaggagggtttcggggcctgggtctgatgagcagttccggccgagcgggggtcagctccacCGGGATCGCTCCACACTCCCgaggccccctcgccacccgcactgaggggcgtcccgggggtttcggctactcctccgcccgccggaccgtccctggagtcggccgcccggacagccgaggtgctctcctccgccggcgggggagagcCCTgattggaggcgaccatgttccagactcggaatagatcccggtaaaagacaggcaactccctcagaggcgcggctaacggactccaccgggagctgcatgtcgtcttgaaggcagtgacactggcggaaaaaatacgtcgccagcgcacaccatctgggaggacgctcgacgtacaggtatctctgcagggtccgaaggcggagagtcacagcctgggtgcggacgcacaccagcgactgaccgccctcctcaatcgggagactcaggaccgcggcagagacccagtgtgtcctcttgccccagaagaaatggatgagcttcttctggatcttggtggcaaatgaagGGGGCGGGGCCACAGTGACCAACGGTAcctcagcatcgaggccaccagttggtttatgaccagcgctcggcccctgtaggaaagcactcggagcagtcctgtccagcgccccagccgagcggtgactttcgcctccaactcctgccagtttgcctccccaggcttcctcagcaggcctaaggtgaactcccagatagaggaggtgcgtggtgctcctcgcaaaaggtgtcatctcctccggcagggagtccaccctccACTGATCCACCAGGAGTCTGgagcatttctcccaattgatcctcgtggaggacgcggcagaaaaggtctgctggcagtcgcgcgtcctccgcaagtcaatggaatctgtgaccgcgaggagcatgtcattggcgtaagccgagaggacgacccgcatggccggctcactcagagccaatcccgtcaacctcctgtgaagcaggcacaggaagggctccacgcagatggtatacaattggccgaacatggggcatccctgacgcactcctctcccagagtgaaggggcgccatcaaggacctgttaattttgactagacactctgcggtggcatATAAAAGCTGGACCCAAGCCACAAAATATGGTCCGAGTCTGAACGCACACAGAGTCCCGAAAAGATATAACCCTGTTGGacgccttctcctgattgagggagagatagtcgaccgacagaccagtcctctgggaaagatggatcaggtcctggaccaggtggatgttgtcctggatggactagcccgggaccgtgtaggactggtcggggtggatcatgtgggccagcacggagcccaggcgggtagacatagcctgggcaaaggtcttataatccgtgctgaggagggagaccggacgccagttctcAAGCaagtggagatcgcccctcttcggcagcaggacaatgaccgtcctgcaccacgagaggggcgTCACCCCGGTTTCCAGGCTTTCCCCCAAGACctgcgcataatcgtcccccagaacgccctgaggaacttcacggtcagcctgtccagccccggggatttacccctcgagagctggtggagggtt
Coding sequences within:
- the LOC137355979 gene encoding transmembrane protein 151B-like; amino-acid sequence: MLQGTNGNVVTKLFSVLCLSSPTPPPQTSGTSPKQQRPLKQSLSGSLCRESHWKCLVLTLLMYGCFGVVTWCHLSKVTRLAFNKPYGSESMIYHESPCSSGYVYIPLAFLMMLYVVYLVECWHCYTQNKMQHKVDVNSVYERIQRLQQATPCIWWKAISYHYIRRTRQVTRYRNGDAYTTTQVYHERVNTHLAESEFDYTRHGVKDISKELLGLSNYPATKLRFTKCFSFANAESETSYLTQRARFFSENEGLDDYMEAREGMHLKNIDFKEHMVAFSDPKNPPWYVSRYIFWTVSLLVLSWPLRVLAEYRTAYVHYHVEKLFGLDEGLLTPEEAGGYGRRISRVNTIDMTELEWHIRSNQQLVPSYSEAMLMEASLSGAPSTAAYLQRCQLCRRTVSSSSLPSREPAARLPFSRSRFSLGRLQGSGRAYLFRSLSGRVSDSGGRVSVEEPPSYQDAIYFPRLIVHAGDGCQGHSPRQPDGAGPDTLL